A section of the Clostridium sp. TW13 genome encodes:
- a CDS encoding methyl-accepting chemotaxis protein yields MYNQELEPFLKVAPVIKDMLQEDIMIVVTDTTKFIYYSPGYKLDTKISIGIEIPTNGAVYKALKSGEISSAIISKEAYGIPFKSISYPVKDSNGNVIGVVCIGKSLEEQYKVEESTDTLFSSLEETSASVEEISSGSEKLLNIIGNLVETSKETEKQIKESNEIISLMQNIASKSNLLGLNAAIEAARSGEQGKGFAVVASEMRKLAQLSSESSQKVSNALFEISKSTEEVFKIINEVQSISETQAAATEEITATLEEVTASAQTVVEIAKVK; encoded by the coding sequence ATGTACAATCAAGAGTTAGAACCATTTTTAAAAGTTGCACCTGTTATCAAAGACATGTTGCAGGAGGATATTATGATAGTTGTTACAGATACGACAAAATTCATATATTACAGTCCTGGTTATAAACTTGATACAAAAATTAGTATAGGCATTGAAATACCAACTAATGGTGCAGTATATAAGGCACTAAAAAGTGGTGAAATAAGTAGTGCAATTATATCTAAAGAAGCATATGGAATTCCATTTAAATCAATTTCGTATCCAGTTAAAGATTCTAATGGAAATGTTATAGGTGTTGTTTGCATAGGCAAAAGTTTGGAAGAACAATATAAAGTTGAAGAATCAACTGATACCTTATTTTCTTCTCTTGAAGAGACTAGTGCAAGTGTTGAAGAAATTAGTTCTGGATCAGAAAAATTGCTCAATATTATCGGTAATCTAGTAGAAACTTCGAAAGAAACAGAAAAGCAGATAAAAGAAAGCAATGAAATTATTAGTTTAATGCAGAACATAGCTTCAAAATCAAATTTATTAGGACTAAATGCAGCAATAGAAGCAGCTAGATCGGGAGAGCAAGGAAAAGGTTTTGCAGTTGTTGCTAGTGAAATGAGAAAATTAGCTCAATTAAGTAGTGAATCATCACAAAAAGTTTCTAATGCATTATTTGAAATAAGTAAAAGCACGGAAGAAGTTTTTAAAATAATAAATGAAGTTCAATCTATTTCAGAAACACAAGCTGCTGCTACTGAAGAAATAACTGCAACATTAGAAGAAGTTACTGCGAGTGCCCAAACTGTGGTTGAAATTGCAAAAGTTAAATAA
- a CDS encoding carbohydrate kinase family protein — MKKTLIIGSTVLDIIINVEKLPTTTGDCHINSQTMSIGGCAFNVQNIINLFEVPNVFCSPIGTGIYGDYVASQLKKIGLSPFVRVADQDNGCCYCYVESNGERTFLSYHGAEYTFDPMWLDGLNMDDFDQVYICGLEIEESTGNKIISFLNENRHLQVFFAPGPRFSLIDKERIDDIFKLSPIVHLNKDEILTFTKTTTLEQAVKILYALTNNLIIITDGENGSYIYDGEHLQHAKGIKANVVDTIGAGDSHIGAFMASRKSDYSYIKSLEIANQVSAKVVGIKGSLLPSAVFRQIIPKLKP; from the coding sequence ATGAAAAAAACACTGATTATCGGATCTACTGTACTTGACATAATCATAAATGTAGAAAAACTACCCACTACCACTGGAGACTGCCACATAAATAGTCAAACTATGTCTATAGGCGGTTGTGCTTTCAATGTGCAGAACATAATAAATCTTTTTGAAGTACCTAATGTGTTTTGTTCACCTATCGGTACTGGAATCTATGGAGATTATGTGGCTTCACAGCTGAAAAAAATAGGATTATCACCATTTGTCCGAGTTGCAGATCAAGATAACGGGTGTTGCTATTGTTATGTTGAATCTAATGGGGAACGAACTTTTCTATCCTATCATGGTGCTGAATACACTTTTGACCCTATGTGGCTTGATGGTCTTAATATGGATGATTTTGACCAGGTTTACATCTGTGGCTTAGAAATTGAAGAATCCACTGGCAATAAAATCATATCTTTTCTTAATGAAAACAGACATCTACAAGTTTTCTTCGCTCCTGGACCAAGATTCTCGCTAATAGATAAAGAAAGGATTGACGATATTTTCAAACTTTCACCAATTGTTCATCTAAACAAGGACGAAATTCTAACTTTTACAAAAACAACAACTTTAGAACAAGCTGTCAAGATACTTTATGCCTTAACCAATAATTTGATTATCATCACAGATGGTGAAAACGGATCCTATATATATGATGGTGAACACCTACAGCATGCCAAGGGAATCAAAGCTAATGTTGTTGACACAATTGGTGCAGGTGACTCTCACATTGGTGCCTTCATGGCTTCTAGAAAATCAGACTATTCATATATAAAAAGCTTAGAAATAGCAAATCAAGTATCTGCTAAAGTCGTAGGGATAAAAGGCAGCCTTCTACCTTCTGCTGTTTTTAGGCAGATAATACCCAAATTGAAACCATGA
- a CDS encoding DNA alkylation repair protein: MSIFETFYASRNEENSKKMAAYMKNKFEFLGIAKPERAKLSKDFLKQHKKDISIDWEFIFKCYDMPEREFHYLALDYILLLKKQLIPDDIIRIEKLIITNSWWDSTDCLDAIVGYMCLEYPQLKESIILKWIECDNIWLKRVAIDFQLQYKDRTDVDILKKAILSNCNTGEFFVNKAIGWSLREYSKINKEWVGNFLKENKLSTLSVREASKYL, from the coding sequence ATGAGTATATTTGAAACTTTTTATGCTTCAAGAAATGAAGAAAATTCTAAAAAAATGGCTGCATATATGAAGAATAAATTTGAATTCCTTGGTATTGCAAAGCCTGAAAGAGCAAAGTTAAGCAAGGATTTTCTTAAACAACATAAAAAAGATATATCTATTGATTGGGAATTTATATTTAAGTGCTATGATATGCCAGAACGGGAATTTCATTATTTAGCTTTAGATTATATTTTGTTATTAAAAAAACAACTTATCCCAGATGATATTATCAGGATTGAAAAGCTTATTATAACAAATTCATGGTGGGATAGTACAGATTGTCTTGATGCTATTGTTGGGTATATGTGTTTGGAGTATCCACAATTAAAAGAATCTATAATATTAAAGTGGATTGAGTGTGATAATATCTGGTTGAAAAGGGTAGCTATAGATTTTCAATTGCAATATAAAGATAGAACAGATGTTGATATATTGAAAAAAGCCATACTTAGTAATTGTAATACAGGTGAATTTTTTGTGAATAAAGCCATAGGATGGTCATTAAGAGAATACTCAAAGATTAATAAAGAATGGGTTGGGAATTTTTTAAAGGAAAATAAATTATCTACACTAAGTGTTAGGGAAGCAAGTAAGTATCTTTAG
- a CDS encoding YjjG family noncanonical pyrimidine nucleotidase, which yields MYDIILMDLDNTILDFNAAEKDGFKKVIHEIGLSYNNDLLQQYQNINNSLWHSLEQGKISKDIVLNTRFSEFFKLYDIQVDGKEIERMFRFHLDNSSALIPNAEDTLIKLKTMGKKIYSASNGLYSTQIKRLSNAGIINLFDGHFISDIIKHEKPSPYFFDFCIKNLSEVPKSSILMVGDSPTSDVQGAINSGIDSCFYKYDKTSTCTYSKHTIHDLSELLDIV from the coding sequence ATGTATGATATTATTTTAATGGACTTAGACAACACTATTTTAGATTTTAATGCTGCTGAAAAAGACGGCTTCAAAAAAGTCATTCACGAAATAGGATTAAGCTATAATAATGATTTATTGCAGCAATACCAAAATATAAACAACTCTCTATGGCATAGCCTTGAACAAGGTAAAATTTCAAAAGATATTGTTCTTAATACGCGCTTCAGTGAGTTTTTCAAACTTTATGACATCCAAGTTGATGGCAAAGAAATAGAAAGAATGTTTAGATTTCATCTTGATAATTCCTCCGCTCTTATTCCTAATGCAGAAGATACCTTAATAAAACTGAAGACGATGGGCAAAAAAATATATTCAGCATCTAATGGCTTATATTCAACTCAAATAAAACGTTTATCAAATGCTGGTATAATCAACTTGTTTGATGGGCATTTCATCTCTGATATAATAAAACATGAAAAACCTTCACCTTACTTCTTTGACTTCTGTATTAAAAATTTATCTGAAGTTCCTAAAAGTTCAATACTGATGGTTGGGGATAGCCCTACTTCTGATGTGCAAGGAGCAATTAACAGTGGAATTGATTCTTGTTTTTATAAATATGATAAAACTTCTACATGTACATACTCCAAACACACTATACATGATCTTTCAGAACTCTTGGATATAGTATAG
- a CDS encoding Cof-type HAD-IIB family hydrolase has product MKRKAVFFDIDGTLYNPVIGVPDSTIEGIKQLKQNGHLAFISTGRARAMIPQELVDLGFDGVLAACGTYVEYERSVIYNLDLEESICGNVISTLKKHNIFFILEGQDYLYMDDGDDFEGDQFSIKTFKKLFGDKIKPVTGLGLDYRFNKITCKTNEHSNFKEAYKSLEKDFDCICHSAQFIELVPKGFSKVKGIEAILQHLNINIENTYAFGDSLNDIDMLNYVEYGIAMGNSSAEVLKIANYKTDTLENNGIYKGLKQFNLI; this is encoded by the coding sequence ATGAAAAGAAAAGCAGTATTTTTTGATATTGATGGTACTCTGTATAATCCTGTTATAGGTGTACCTGATAGTACCATAGAAGGAATTAAACAATTAAAACAAAATGGACATCTTGCTTTTATATCAACTGGACGAGCAAGGGCTATGATTCCACAAGAATTAGTAGACTTAGGATTTGATGGAGTACTGGCTGCTTGTGGAACTTATGTAGAATATGAAAGAAGTGTAATCTATAATCTAGATTTAGAAGAAAGTATATGTGGCAATGTAATAAGTACTCTAAAGAAACATAATATTTTCTTTATACTAGAAGGACAAGATTATCTATATATGGATGATGGAGATGATTTTGAAGGAGATCAGTTTTCCATAAAGACGTTCAAAAAATTATTTGGTGATAAAATAAAACCAGTTACTGGACTTGGATTAGATTATCGTTTTAATAAAATTACCTGTAAAACAAATGAGCATAGCAATTTTAAAGAAGCATATAAAAGCCTTGAAAAAGATTTTGATTGCATTTGTCATAGTGCACAATTTATTGAATTAGTTCCGAAAGGATTTTCAAAAGTAAAAGGAATAGAGGCAATATTACAACATTTGAATATAAATATTGAAAATACATATGCATTTGGAGATAGTTTAAATGATATTGATATGCTCAATTATGTGGAATATGGCATAGCTATGGGAAACAGCAGCGCAGAAGTTCTTAAAATAGCAAATTATAAAACTGATACCCTTGAAAATAATGGAATTTATAAAGGCTTAAAACAATTTAATTTAATATAG
- the katG gene encoding catalase/peroxidase HPI, protein MSEIRCPMTGRTSKAVAGEGTPNEYWWPNQLKLNVLRQNCEKSNPMSNDFNYAEEFEKLDYYELKNDLYKLMTDSQEWWPADYGHYGPFFIRMAWHSAGTYRIGDGRGGGGQGLQRFPPLNSWPDNISLDKARRLLWPIKKKYGNKISWADLMILAGNCAFESMGLKTIGFGGGREDVWEPQEDIYWGSEKKWLGAERNKEDKELENPLAAVQMGLIYVNPEGPNGNPDPKASVNDIREVFSRMAMNDQETVALIAGGHTFGKCHGAASPTYVGLEPEAAPIEQQGLGWKNSYKTGKGPDTISSGLEGAWKAEPTKWTMGYLKTLFKYQWELVKSPAGAYQWLAKDVDEEDMVVDAYDPLKKHRPMMTTADLAIINDPIYRSIAKDYLENPQKFEEDFARAWFKLTHRDMGPISRYLGPEVPKESFIWQDPVPKANYKLINKKNISDLKKKILDSGLSISDLVTTAWESASTFRGSDKRGGANGARIRLKPQREWEVNEPERLNKVLKALENIQSSFNNSHSRDKKVSLADIIVLGGCVGIEQAAKDAGYNITVPFTPGRTDATQEETDIKSFNVLEPKGDGFRNYMKDNYEVTSDEMLIDKAQLLSLTIPEMTVLIGGMRVLNTNYKQSQDGVFTDREECLTNDFFVNLLDINTVWKALPDIKEMFVGYDRQTGSVKWTATRVDLIFGSNSQLRAVAEVYASNGNEEKFIQDFVAAWNKVMNADRFDIKE, encoded by the coding sequence ATGTCAGAAATAAGATGTCCCATGACAGGAAGAACAAGCAAAGCAGTAGCAGGAGAAGGAACCCCTAATGAGTATTGGTGGCCAAACCAGCTTAAGCTTAATGTTCTTCGCCAAAACTGTGAGAAAAGCAATCCTATGTCTAATGATTTTAACTATGCTGAAGAATTTGAGAAATTAGATTATTATGAACTAAAGAATGATTTATATAAGTTGATGACAGACTCTCAAGAATGGTGGCCAGCTGACTATGGTCATTATGGACCCTTCTTTATTCGCATGGCTTGGCACAGTGCTGGAACATATAGAATTGGTGATGGTAGAGGAGGTGGAGGACAAGGGCTTCAACGTTTTCCACCACTTAATAGTTGGCCAGATAATATAAGCCTAGATAAAGCACGTCGTTTACTTTGGCCAATTAAAAAGAAGTATGGAAACAAAATATCTTGGGCTGACCTTATGATATTAGCAGGTAATTGTGCATTTGAATCTATGGGACTAAAGACAATTGGCTTTGGTGGTGGAAGAGAGGACGTTTGGGAACCACAGGAGGATATTTACTGGGGGAGTGAGAAAAAATGGCTTGGAGCTGAACGTAATAAAGAGGATAAAGAGCTTGAAAATCCTCTAGCAGCTGTACAAATGGGCTTAATTTATGTAAACCCAGAGGGGCCAAATGGAAATCCAGATCCGAAGGCATCAGTCAATGATATAAGGGAAGTATTCTCTCGTATGGCAATGAATGATCAAGAAACTGTTGCTCTTATAGCAGGTGGACATACTTTTGGCAAATGTCATGGCGCTGCATCACCCACATATGTTGGATTAGAGCCAGAAGCTGCACCTATAGAACAGCAAGGTTTGGGGTGGAAAAATAGCTATAAAACTGGTAAAGGACCAGATACCATAAGTAGTGGGCTTGAAGGTGCATGGAAGGCTGAGCCAACAAAGTGGACAATGGGTTACTTAAAAACATTATTTAAATATCAGTGGGAATTAGTTAAAAGTCCAGCAGGAGCATATCAATGGTTGGCTAAGGATGTGGATGAAGAGGATATGGTAGTTGATGCTTATGATCCATTAAAAAAGCATAGACCTATGATGACCACAGCAGATCTAGCCATTATTAATGATCCTATTTATAGATCAATAGCAAAGGATTATCTAGAAAATCCCCAAAAGTTTGAGGAGGATTTTGCTCGTGCTTGGTTCAAATTAACCCATAGAGACATGGGACCAATATCAAGATATCTTGGACCAGAAGTTCCAAAAGAAAGCTTTATTTGGCAAGACCCAGTGCCAAAAGCTAACTATAAATTGATTAATAAAAAGAATATTTCAGACCTTAAGAAAAAGATTTTAGATTCAGGCTTATCAATATCAGATCTTGTAACAACAGCATGGGAATCTGCATCAACATTTCGTGGGTCAGATAAGCGTGGAGGAGCAAATGGGGCAAGAATACGCTTAAAGCCACAAAGAGAATGGGAAGTTAATGAGCCGGAAAGACTTAACAAGGTGTTAAAGGCACTAGAAAACATTCAAAGTAGTTTTAACAATTCACACTCAAGGGATAAGAAGGTTTCTTTAGCAGATATTATTGTATTAGGTGGATGTGTTGGTATAGAACAAGCTGCAAAAGATGCGGGGTATAACATAACTGTTCCTTTTACTCCAGGACGTACAGATGCAACCCAAGAGGAAACTGATATAAAGTCATTTAATGTACTTGAACCTAAGGGGGATGGATTTAGAAACTATATGAAAGATAATTATGAAGTAACATCAGATGAAATGCTAATAGATAAAGCGCAACTATTATCACTAACTATTCCAGAAATGACAGTATTAATTGGTGGTATGCGTGTGCTAAACACTAATTATAAGCAGTCACAGGATGGAGTGTTTACCGATAGAGAAGAATGTCTTACAAATGATTTCTTTGTAAATCTTCTTGATATTAATACTGTGTGGAAGGCTTTACCTGATATTAAGGAAATGTTTGTAGGTTATGATAGGCAAACAGGAAGTGTGAAGTGGACAGCAACAAGAGTTGATCTTATATTCGGGTCAAATTCACAATTGCGTGCAGTTGCAGAGGTTTATGCATCTAATGGCAATGAAGAAAAGTTCATACAAGATTTTGTAGCAGCATGGAATAAGGTAATGAACGCAGATCGTTTTGATATTAAAGAATAA